ATCGCTGGGGTTTTCCAGCATCCTTGCGCGCGGGTTAGTGTCCGTTGTGGGTGCACATTTGATTCAACATACTTGTACAGTTTACGAACCTACGGAATGTATTAGCGTCATGCGCACCCAGGGTCCGCGATTGCAAACGTACAAAGTCACTCGAGTTGCTCGAGCCAGAGCCTCCGGCAGAGTTAGAATCCATGGTGGCTGGTGATGCGCGCGAAAGGTTTCTCTCTGGACACTACAAACGAGGCTATCGATGGCGCAAAGTGTTCGAAAGGACCGCTCCCTCCTCTTGTCGAGCGCGAAGCACCTGCGCGTTGAGGCTTGGGGCAATTACCTCCCCTGTGCCTCTGTATCACGGTGGCTGCAGATGCGCGAGGCGAGCGCGATGATGTGGGCGGCGCGACGCTCACGTTAAGTATAGGAATGTATCGATGGCCGGGGGTGTGAAACGGGCGTGCTGATGTCGTAATGCCGCAGCATGGGCAGCCTGCAGTTAGGCGATGGGGAACAGAAGGTCGATGGGTGATCTGGGCCTTTGAGTGTAAAAGAACTGACGGGCAGCGCTCGTGGCATCTCAGAGCGGGCTCTTTGACACTAGGAAACACTAGCTGTGCTAAACAGGAATGCGCGCCCCCAGTGCCGCTAGCGCGCCGAGAGCAGTATTGACCAGGATGCTTTCGCAGCGTCTAGCACAGCTCACAAGAGACGGGTGGGAAACACGCCATCGCGTGCACCTCTGTCTGCGCAGCGCACTTTACTCCCGTCCCACGCTGCCGGGCGTTGGCCTAAAGGATCGTTGGGCACTCCATCATAGTGGCGGATATGGTGGTTGTTCTTTCGTATCGGCGGCGCGAGCACGGCACGGTACCGTGGGTGAATCCGAGCTTGGCTTGGGCTATGACGATTCAGCGAGCGCCGATCAACATCAAAAAGCAATGCTCGAACATCGCCGCTAGAAGGCAGCCTGCATCAGCTTTGCAGGGTACCCTCTTGAAGCTCGCTTGACCCACTGCGTCGTCGCCGCAACCCAGTCGCACGCGTCCAACTCGCTGTGCAACTGGGCTGGGCAAGGCAAGAGCAGCCGGTACCCTTGCCTAAAGAGCTAAGAGCTTAGAGCTTAGAGCTTTGAGCTTGGACCAATTGTACTAACTGAGAAGATGTGGCCCAGCTCTGAGACGCTTCGGCCAATCCTGCGTGTCCTGTGACAAGCTACCAACTACATCGACACCTCGTACCATACTTCAGTAATCAAGCTACCATCTGAGACATCATGTTCGCCGCTCGTCAATTGCTTCTAGCGCGCCCAGTCGCTGGTCGCCGTCTTTTCCACGCATCGGCGCCCGTCTTGGTCAAAGTCGGTGACAAGCTGCCCAATGTCGAACTCATGGAGAACTCGCCGGGCAACAAGGTCAACATTGCCGACGAGCTGAGGACCGGCAAAGGTCTCATCATTGGTAATCTATGAGCAGCAATTACACAATGGCTTCCACTGACCATGCCTTGTCTACAGGAGTCCCAGCGGCATACTCACCAGCTTGTTCTGAAAACCACATCCCTGGATACATCAACTCAGCCAAACTCAAAGACGCTGGAAAGGTTTTCGTGGTTTCTGTCAACGACAGCTTCGTGTGAGTGCGCTCGAGCAATTGCTCCTTTTGTGCAGTTCGACTCACCGCTCCCTCGACTGCTGAGACTGTCTCGGATCGAAGTGCCGCCCGTTGTCCTCAGTTCGATGCAAACGTGACCAGCACATGTAGCATGAGACCTTACCATGGCCCTTGTCGTGCAACCTCACTGGCACATGTCCCGTCGTTCGTGTTACTGTCGCTTCGCAAACTAGAAGATAAGGCTTGTTACTGACTTCACATAGAATGAAGGCGTGGGGCAAAACATTGGATCCTTCAGGCTCAAGCGGCGTAAGATAACCCGGTGATCCTGTAGTCTGTTTCTTGGCTGTACTTACGTCTTCAGATTCGTTTCCTTGCAGACCCCAGTTTGGCTTTCACCAAGGGTCTTGATCTTTCCTTCGATGCCGCCTCCATCTTTGGTGGCGACCGCTCCAAGCGTTACGCCCTCGTCATTGAAGATGGCGCTGTGAAGGAGGCGCACGTCGAGTCGGACAACACCGGACTGAATGGTACGTGTGCTGCCCTTTTCTCTCCTGAAGCTCTTACTGACCAGGAAACAGTTTCCGCAGCAGACAAGGTCTTGTGATCAAGAATACGAAACTACCCTGGCTCAAATCGATTCTTCTCAGGTTCATGAGTATGGAGAGTACGATCGTCCGTAGATCCTGACAACGTAGCACCGAGATTAGACAGATGTTGAGCCTTTGTCAAAGACGAGTCAAAGAGACAGCTAAGACGAGACGAAGTACCTTTAAACTCAAGAGTTTGCTTTGAGCAACTGCATCCACAACGATTTTAAGTCTCGGTGATCATCCTCTTACTCTACTGCTGTACACCGTCACCGCGCAAACTAATCGTCAAATTGAGATGCCACGACGAGACCTCGTATCTTGCAAGGAAAACGGACTACAGACAGTCGAACTCTTTGATTCAAACAACCAGTCAAGTTAGGCCTGTTAAACTGTTTGCTTGGTAAAATTACTGCCCTCTTCGCAcactattaataatttttTAGAACTAGTCAAAGACCTCCATGCTTTGCTTCAGAAGCCGGGGGCTGCTAGCTGCTACACCCCTTCTTTCTGCGACATGAGAACTACGATGAACGGAAATGTTTAACCATAATTGCGCCGATGATACACAATTCTACGCACTCTGCACTAGAGTTCCGCTCTTCACAGTCGGAAACGCACAGTATTATTGCTAGACTAAATCTATGTAAGGGTACTTGGGATCTTTCTTTCTCTCGCTCCTCAGTTGTTTTCCTATGGTGACTTACAGATGAAGGATAACCTAGGAAATGCGATGCGAGTCACTAGTACACTACCAAGGCCTGACAGCAGCAATGGGCGACATCAACAGATTTGGCCAATCGTGATGTGCTCTGGTCCTCCCTATAAGAGCAGCATATCATCGACATCCAGTGTCAAAGAACTTGTTCTTCAGCGTAGATTCCAGTCCGATAAGGTCATTAATTTCAATTCGACTATCAGCAACCACAACAGTTTGCCTTTCCTGCGTCCTTGTCCTACTTGCCCGCGAACGCGCAGCTTCCCAGGTCCTTCTTCTCGGCTGGAAGATGCGGCGAGATATCGAAGTCGAATATGTCCACTGGAAGACCAATGGTGGTACATGCGTTAGGAATGTCGACGATACCTGCAATATGACCCTGGACTGGAGCACAAGATAGCAAGAGGTAGATCTGGTAGTCACTGTAGCCTGCGTTGATTGTTAGGCATCAGAACAACGTCGTtgtgagagagagagaaggaGAATATCAAACTTACCAAACCGCCTCAGATACTCAATTACTCGCAAACATGTTTGTCGATACGCAACCGTCGCATCGAGATAATGCTGTTTCCCATGCTCATCGACCGAGAATCCCTCGAAATAGATGTATCTGCCCGGCCCAAATTGCGGCTCCACGGGTCCCGGGATGTAGATGGGGCTCTTCATGTCCAGCTGCTTTACGCCGCCCTTCATGACCGAGAACTTGATCGTGATGACACCCGCCATCTCGATCGCGCCACAGAACGAGATCTCGCTGTTGTTGCCGTCAGCCACTGACCAAGGAGAGCGGTACCTCGGAGCTTATCCACTTGCCCATCGCCCTGCGAGAAATGCAGATCGCCAACACTAAACTTTGCGCCCTTGACGTGTACCGGGAGGAACACCTTGGACCCACGCGACAAGTTCTTGATGTCGCAGTTACCGCCATGTTCAGGACGACCGGGGATCGTACGAGCGCCTTCGCGCCCAACTTTTTCTTTCAGATCTGCATCAGCAGACCCGGCGTGCGCGTTCTTGGGCTGCGGTGGCTGGGCGACAATGCGGTCGTGCGTATGTGCGCAGGCTTCGATCAGCTCGCCTTCGCGCTTGTTCCAGAGGGCGAGGACATCGGCGGAGGGCGCGCAGCCGAGGATGCCGGGGTGCTGGACTCGTGAGCAGGTGTGTTGTTAGATTTGGCTGGGGGAGACGTACGATTAAGCCGGCGAAGCGGACGCCAGGGATATGGCGGGAGGAGCAGAATATGCCTTCGAAGTCCCAGATGGCTTTTGCCCTGAGATTGAGGTTAGTGCGCTGAGAAGATAGTCACGCTGGAGACAGTCTTTGGCGCAGACAAAGCGAAGAGACCCGATGATACCGACACCCAATCTTGCACTCACTCGAAACgcaaagaagaaaagaagagaactTACGGTTCAGGGTAAATCTCATCCAAGAACCCACCCCCATTGTCCTTCGCAAATATCCCTGTAAACCCCCATGGCTGCTCTTCAAGCGGTTGCACATCCTGAATCTCCAGCACCAGAACATCGCCCGGCTCCGCTGTCTCGATATCAAAAGGACCCGTCAGGTAGTGGATCTTGGTCAGATCGACGTCGCGGATATCGTCGGCCGAGTCGTTATTGCCAATCTGCCCGCCCGTCCAGTCTACGCATTCGATCTTGACGACTTCGTTGTTCTTGATGGTGCCGACCGAGGGAACTGGGCTGTGTCAGTGCGAGAATGGGTGATGTGAGGAATGCGAGGATTACTGTCGGGGTGCCAACGGTTCTGGACGAGTGTCAGTATGTCGAATTTAGGAGGATGACACTTGGTATTTCAGGAGCATACATGAAGGACTTTTTGATCGGCTGCTGGTGTGTCGAGGTCGACCTTCGCGGCGTATCTGAGGCCTTCTTTGCCCATTTTTGAGATATGCGAAAGCGCAGGTGAACGTCTATGAGCCCGACAAAAGTTCGATTGGCGTGGGACAGAGAAGGGAAGCCAAGAATGACGTTCACGAGAAGCGAGGGAGCATCACGGTTATAACAGCAGACGCGGGGTACATCAACCCAACCCAAAGAGATCAATTGCTATCTCATCCAGATCTACTGCAGCATCCGTCCGAGGAGACAAGCGCCCGAACCAGAGCCCGGCTCTTAAATGTACAAGGAGCTTGATAAGCTTAGCGATAGCTGATAGGAAGGTGTTTACGTATCTTCGGATACAGCATCTGTACAGAGCTACCGTTTTGGGAGAGGAGCTTGCCCCGCAGTGGGGTCGGCGGGGTCAAGCCACACCGTTCCACCTCGTATGCCATCATCATGCTACGACCCTAACGATTCGATAGCTAGCACACAGTACAGCAGCTGGTCACCTTGCACCTATCATTAGGTACATGTTTTGTCGTCCATCATAGCGCGCTTTCTGCACCCGACAGGTTCCTGTCCAGCTAATGTAGCTTGCCTAGCTGAAAGTCTTCCGGGGGGTTTGTCGAACGTCCGACTTGAAGCCAGGCTTGTGCATGTTGATGTTGTGTGCATCCATGTGCTGCCACGGCAACTCCAGAAATTCGTGCTTGTTCTTCCAGCGAAGCGAGTCTTCCTTGAACTTCTCAGCCTCACTCGGTGGTAGAGGGGGCTCGGTGATCTTGGTGATCAAGTAGGCTGTAGATGCTTCGGCCAGGCCATAAATCAGGACACCAACAAGAGGGATCTTGACGAAGACGTAGAAGCCAAGTCCGAACCCGAAAAGTACGCCTGCCCGGTCCTTGAACCACAGCTGTTTCTGTTCCTTGTTGTAACGGACGCGTGCGAAGTATGGCTCAAGCTATAATAGATTGTTAGAGCCGCTAAGGTGTGCATAGGGCGTGAACGTACCAATTCACGCATGAGCGTACGAGAAGAGAAATATGCCTGTAGAAACGTGACCAGATACCTGCGCGGCAACAACAGAGAACCGGCAAAGATGGCAACTGCAGGCTGAGGTCCTACAGCCTTGTTGAAGGTGTAGAAACTGGCAGCAGGCAGCACGAACTTTCCCACATAAGGAACGTATGATAGTGCCAACACAGCCAGCGATATGCCGGCCTTTCGGCCTTGCTTGACAGCCAGCAGGATGACTGTGTCCTTGATggacttcttcttctcgttCGGATCTCTCGGTGCGTGGGTGGGGTATTGTTCCAGATTCTGGGCATACATGGCGCGAAGGTTGTGCGGGTCTTCGGACTTGTGTTTCTGTACGTAGGTGTGGTCGACCCACTGGAGGGAGTCCATGAACCTGATGCAATGGTCAGTGCCACAAATCATAATGCACACCGGGCCGTTACGTACATTCGATCCAGAGTGGGCGTGACGTAGCGCATCATGGTCATGAGAAAGAAGGGCACTTGGAGAACTGTATGCTCAAGGAAGTGCAGTCCGTCCACGATGCTTTCGTCCCAGGTGACGTGGTTCATGTCGACGAAGAGTGAGATGATCCATAACAGTACTCTGACACCGACGACCTAGCCCTGTCAGTAACTGTTCCTGGGTGAAGGCAGACCGAAGACAGGCTAAACTAAAGTTGCGTTGGGTGTAGTTTCCAGAGCAATGCCTTGTGGAGCTCACATGCCACTTCGTTGGTAAACTCTTGGCGATTGCGGTGTCCATCTAGGTTCTCAAGACGCGGGGCTGAAGAAGAGGAGCAGACATACAGGTACGGACACGAGGATCCTGATGGCGACTCCAGCAGCTACGGCGAGGGCTGCTTGGCGGTAATGGCTTGACGTGAAGAGCCCTGGGTTTTGGAGGGCACGGTTGACTGCAAGCACATGTCAATATTTGCCAGCAAACTACATGCTTGCGAACGGTCGGTACCTCCAACAAGCGTCAACTGGGCGCCACGCAAGATGGCATTAGGGTCGAAGTTGGACATGTTCCCTGAGATGAGATCTCAGCGAGCTGATGTTGCTTGTAAGGCAGCAAACTCGTTGTGCTGTGGTAAGGGCGCACAGCATGCGAAATGGTGGAGAACGACGCAATGACGTACCCGCGCCCTTCCGTGGACGCAGTGCATTTCAGGGTCCGCGCGCATACTAAGCGGACTGGCCTGCATTTCGACTGTTGACGTAGAAACCTCGAGTGCGTTGTTTATTAGCATTTACAGCTACAAAGAGCTAACCCAACGGTGATCGCCCGTGTGGAGCCCGTAATTTCTGACGCTTGTGATTGACATCTGAAGCGCCGTGGATCCCGTGAAACTCGCAACTCGCGCCAAGTGTTCAACGGGCACGCCAGGTCTCAGCCTGCTTACGACTCGACGGCCAACGCAGAAGAACACGACAGTACGACACGTACAACGAACGGCACCGCACTCGCAACTGGCGAGCAACGCGTAGCACGACCCGCCGAAATTCGAAATGCCTGCATGAGCCACTTACCATGTCCTCCCCAGTGGCTCCCTCGAGAACGGCAGAACACGCGCCGCCCCCACTGCACAATGCACGTCGCTCTTTCACAGTCCCTGCTCGGTTGAGGAGTAGCCCAGTACCATCGCCGGCTTCGACAAACAGTGCGGACGGCATAGAGACGCTGGTCGTCTGTCCGCATTCGAGGATCGTCTCCTTCAcagctgccgctgccgccgccctgGCTGTCAGCGATCAAGTCGGCATTGCATGGAGGACGCCCACTGAGCGCACACTTGCTGTCGGTACGTGGCATCATATCGCCTGAAGTGTCTACTTGATTAACAAATAATCTACAGGAGTTCTGCGCATCTATCGCGTGACAGCATCCAATGTGTCCTTCCTTAATTCCGGCAATCTACTGCACACCATCTTCCCTCGATCGCAATGTTGGTGTGTGGATGGGCAGTCAGTATTCGTACTAAGGATCAGGCAAGACTCCTACTACCGTATGGAACTACCATTCGAGACCGAGGAAGACAAGGAGAAGGTCTCACAGATCAAATCGGTCCTCGGCCAGGTCTTGCAGTATGAAAAAACGCAGTGCCCGTTTGCACGAAACTTCAAGGTCAAGCTGCCCGAACGCCCAAAAACTCCACCACGGGAACGGCCAACG
The window above is part of the Ascochyta rabiei chromosome 1, complete sequence genome. Proteins encoded here:
- a CDS encoding Thioredoxin-dependent peroxiredoxin, with the translated sequence MFAARQLLLARPVAGRRLFHASAPVLVKVGDKLPNVELMENSPGNKVNIADELRTGKGLIIGVPAAYSPACSENHIPGYINSAKLKDAGKVFVVSVNDSFVMKAWGKTLDPSGSSGIRFLADPSLAFTKGLDLSFDAASIFGGDRSKRYALVIEDGAVKEAHVESDNTGLNVSAADKVL
- a CDS encoding Formamidase, which gives rise to MGKEGLRYAAKVDLDTPAADQKVLHNRWHPDIPSVGTIKNNEVVKIECVDWTGGQIGNNDSADDIRDVDLTKIHYLTGPFDIETAEPGDVLVLEIQDVQPLEEQPWGFTGIFAKDNGGGFLDEIYPEPAKAIWDFEGIFCSSRHIPGVRFAGLIHPGILGCAPSADVLALWNKREGELIEACAHTHDRIVAQPPQPKNAHAGSADADLKEKVGREGARTIPGRPEHGGNCDIKNLSRGSKVFLPVHVKGAKFSVGDLHFSQGDGQISFCGAIEMAGVITIKFSVMKGGVKQLDMKSPIYIPGPVEPQFGPGRYIYFEGFSVDEHGKQHYLDATVAYRQTCLRVIEYLRRFGYSDYQIYLLLSCAPVQGHIAGIVDIPNACTTIGLPVDIFDFDISPHLPAEKKDLGSCAFAGK